Below is a genomic region from Eremothecium sinecaudum strain ATCC 58844 chromosome V, complete sequence.
GTTACGGTTAATTCTCTCTAATCGGAAATTGCAATCACTATATGTTTATTGTTTTACTCTTGTAACCCCTGTATAAAATAGATCTAATACAACATGCGGCTCGTTAGGATTTAGAAATTATTTATTTTGATTCATCTTCTTACTCCCCGTAGTTTTTGGTGCTGaaattttattttcaaaGTGTAAATACAGGTTAGTTCATTAGGTAGAAAATTTCCTAATTACAGTTACTTATTACGTGCAAACTAATGAACAACTACTTTAGCAGAACCAAAACGGGTTCTATCGACCCTGTTACTCTAAGTAGAGAATTCAATGACATAGATAATAGTATGTAAGAGTTCACACGAATCCCTTTACGAAGATCAATACTGACAAAAATAGGAATCACATCAAAGATATCTGCAGGTAATGATATTCAGCAGGTCAAGGATACTATAATAGGTGTATCTCGTGAGTTATCGGATATTTCTGGTTTGCTCTCATCGTATGACAGAGAAAGATATTCAAATAGAATAGATGAACTATTGAAAGCAACAAATGCAAACAGAATCGGCAATTCCACCACATCCGTAGCAGGTAGGCGGTTCAAATTCAAGAGCAAACCTGCCAGTGTCCAGAAATTACCAGCTCTACAGAATGAATTAttcaaaaacaaaattaCGATAGATGAAGAAGTTCCCTGTAGTCCTACAAAATTAACAGAAAATGAGGACATAGTTCTAGATTTGAAGCAGTCACATTATAGTCATTTGAAGAATTGCAGAGTTACAGTCCGCGAAAGCGTAGCGTTTCCAAGTTCATTTGCGTTAAGTATTTCCCACGCCGACACATCAGATATTTCTTTAAAGCCAATACCTTTCAATCAAGGTAGTATCTTTATAGAACACTGTGAAAATTGCACAATATTCATCA
It encodes:
- the CIN2 gene encoding GTPase-activating protein CIN2 (Syntenic homolog of Ashbya gossypii AFL149C; Syntenic homolog of Saccharomyces cerevisiae YPL241C (CIN2); 1-intron in Ashbya gossypii), which translates into the protein MNNYFSRTKTGSIDPVTLSREFNDIDNRITSKISAGNDIQQVKDTIIGVSRELSDISGLLSSYDRERYSNRIDELLKATNANRIGNSTTSVAGRRFKFKSKPASVQKLPALQNELFKNKITIDEEVPCSPTKLTENEDIVLDLKQSHYSHLKNCRVTVRESVAFPSSFALSISHADTSDISLKPIPFNQGSIFIEHCENCTIFIICPSKSNIQIRLHHLKSCKLCIYKEGQGTSQTVVIEECASCIFDESCNEKVTIQNFSNLGFTSTGKQSYAFSKWLAE